Genomic window (Primulina eburnea isolate SZY01 chromosome 8, ASM2296580v1, whole genome shotgun sequence):
TGAAGGAAGAAAGGGAGGTGATCCAAGTAGTTGATGCCAGATTGCCTACTGAATCTTAAATCAATGCAACATCTTAAAAAACAAACGCACAAATGTTAATCATCCCACTAATTATTAAATCAACAATCAAATATGAAAgtctataaatcataaattcctaatcttaatacaaaaatttaatataaattaattgaTATTTCCTGATTGATAGATGCAATTATATGTCAGTCATACAAGGAACACCTCTTTCCAAGTTGGCCAAAtctggaaaaaaaatatttttatcaactaaaaaatacaatatttctcacattaatattaaaaattttgtaaCTTTTACCATCTTCAAATTTCTCGAGCTTATCCAAGTCTTTTTCTACTGTAATATGTAAAGATTCATTACGAATCCAGTCTTGTGCACAAACAAGAGTTTGCACTAATTTAGGAGTTAACGAACTCCTAAATGGATCAAGCACACAACCTCCAGTACTAAATGCACTTTCTGACGCCACAGTAGAAATAGGAATTGCTAACACATCACGAGCCATTTCAGCAAGAAAAGAAAATCTAGGCTTGTTAACTTTCCACCAAAGCAagatatcaaaattttcatttccaGGCTCTACTTCTTCACCAAGATATTTGTCCAACTCTGAATTAGCACCCATAATTCCACACATGGCTCTGTGCCTCAAGTATTCTTGTTGAATTAAGGTTTTTTTATGTGCGCTTCCATAACTTGACATGTCATTGTCAATTGTTTTACTAGCTGAAGCCGATGATTAAGATTGAGATTCTTTTGAAGTTCTTATTCGATACTcatcatataaatatatcacATAGAGCTTTAGACCATCTCTCATTTTTCCTCCTTTCTCTTCTCCATACATATTCAAAAGAACAAAAGCAACATACTCAAATTTGAAACGAGGATCTAACACACAAGCAACAAAAATCATCTTATTCATCTTTTCTGGAGCGCCCCAATACTTTTCAAATTTAGCTTTCATCTTCTCCgccatacaactcaaatcagtatCATCACTATCCAATAGCATTTTCAAAATGCAAGCAACTTCACCAATTTCATGAAAGTGAACATTTGAAGTAACATATGATGACCCCGATACTCTTAAGGTAAGTTCGTAAAAAGTTTCAAGAAACTTTACCATGTGTCTTATTTTCTTCCCGTCATCATTAACAAAAGCACCCACAATATTCCCATATTCACAAGTGTGATTAAGAAGATTATCCAACAATCCAGGATCAAGAAAACCATGTCTCACAAAGGCATTCTCAAATTCTTGTGTTGTATTCAACATCAAATAGGTCGAATTCCACCTAGTAGGGACATCCAAACACAATGATTTTTTACTCTCTATTTTTTCAATTTCACAACAATCTTTGAATCGTTTCATCCTTGCAGGAGATTGCTTAATGTATCTCAAAGCTTGTCTCACACGTTTCACAGAATCACCAACTTCTTTCAATCCATCTTGAACAATAAGATTGATTATGTGAGCAACACATCTAACATGAAGGTGACTACCATCCATGAAATTAGTTCCCCATttgcttaattgttttgaaAGTTCTTTCACTGCCGTATCATTTGAACTAGCATTATCAACTGTAACAGTGAACAGTTTGTCCAAACCccaatcaatcaaacacttaGTGATTGCAATTGCCATATCATCACCTTTATGACTACTAATTGGACAAAAATTCAAGATCTTCTTGTCCAGTTTCCAATCTTTATCAATAAAATGAGCTTTGAGACACATATAATTGATTCACTGCATTGAAGTCCATGTATCTGTTGTGAGACATACTCTTTGTTGTGTGTCTTTGAAAAACAACTTaagttttttcttttcttccaAGAAAATTTCAAAGCAATCTCTCGTTATTGTAGCACGGGAAGGAATTCGAAATAGAGGTtgtattaaattaataaaatgctTGAACCCTTCTCTTTCAACAAGACTAAAAGGTTGTTCCTCCATAATTATCATCTGAGCTAATGATTTTATACATGCTTCTTGATCAAATATCCAAATATTAACTGAATTTTCACCAtcttttgaattttcttgaaatcttaATTTGGCTTGTTTAGTCCCAGCATTATGAGGATTTTGCGTACACTTTCTCAGATGACTATTTAAAGAAGATGTTCCATTGACATTTGAATCAGCAACATAGTTTGAACTACAATAAAGATACCTTGCTCTTTTATTCCCATCACaatcaacatacctttcaaaaTGTTCCCACACAATTGATCTAGGCTTTACGGTTTTTCTCTTCTTTGAATCTTCAGTGGTTTTTGCAGAAGAATCAATAGGTGGCTCGTTATTTGAATTTCTACTTTCACCGAGTGTACCATCAATTTCAGCCATCTAATAATACAATAAACATAATATGAAgattaaaataagaaaaaatgaaaaaatccAACAAAGgtaaaattttagaaaataagGATAAACAACAGCATAAATGCTAAATTTACACAGAAAGTAACCTTATTTAATTAACAAGCTGTCCATTATTCAAATTCAAAACTACAcccaaaaaattacaaaatcacATATACGCAAAAAAAGAAGTTATACAGATGAACAAAAATTATTATTCACATATGCAAACCGCATACAACACCGCATATTCGCCAAATTCATACACCAGATCCAATTAAAATCCCAACGAAACTCTGGAAAAAGTTGGAAACAATTTTTTCCCGAAAACCAATTCATCAAATGCAAAACAAATGTTCATCCGGTGTTAAATCCCTCTTAGATAAATGAACATTTAACATTAAGAGGATTAAAAACTATGGAAGATACAATGATTTTCAATATAGCACAATTTTTGAGCCCCACAAGCTTCTGGAAATTAACACCTGGCTGTGACGCCTTCAATTTGTGCCCCCACACATACAAATCGGTTGAAACTCAAATTCCATTAAGTAAATAGACCAATTACAAAAATAGTAACCAATAATTGAATTTGTTTTCCCCTCGGCCCTCACTCTCTCGTTCCTGAGCTATTAATAAAAATGGGTTAAGAAacttcatcccaagttcgaaacTACATGCCCACCGAAAAAAAAACACCTAAACTACAAATCTTGACATACACACAGGAGGGCTCAAACCCAGAACGTACAACCAACACACACAAAGAAGATCATCCACTTCACCATCCCaaaaaaagaaacataaaaATTCGAGAAATCGTAAAAGTACCTGAAAACTGAAAATCAACGAACAACACAGTCAAGACTCAAGAGAAGAGGAAGAAAGCGCTGATTTTCTGTGAGGGAGAAAGCGCTCATTTTCTGCTAGGACCGGATAAGTTTTTTAAATGTTAGATAtggaaataaattatattataaataataaaagttttgGACTAAAATCTATAAAAGCTGGAAACACTAGGgtctaaataataatataacataaaatgCGGCCGGTTCGGATATTTCGGTTTTCAATAAATAAAAACCAAAACCGAACCGGAAAACcgaatatttcaaaaaataaatccaaaaccgaaccgaaaaaccgatCCAAAAAAACCGAATTACAAAATTCGATCGGTTTTTTCGGTTATATCCGAATAATGAACACCCCTACTGGATATagtcagaattcaatcaaattctgtttcaacggcataatggtgcagtctcaatatacccagcgatATAAcatcaatcagatatcaatcccaacatttCATAATCGATaataatacaattctgatatcaattctcaatcaattcaactctgaaaataataacaatttcataatcaatctgttttccaatctgacttcgattctacgatgtctaatatgttaagaatatcatatatgaatcatatccgattctggcaagaccataatttcaagacatatcaaaacataagaaaacttacgtccgtaTGAAGCCTGCGtcaataggaacacagtactaaagtcggattcaaaatcggacggacggaagAATTTGAAGTTTTCTCCAAAGCTTTCGTTTTCTTCTCCATTGAATTCTGAGGAGAGAAagcttgttatatatatatatatatatatatatatatatatatatatatatatatatatatatatatatatatatatatatgcgcgcacctcttccgcgcatatgcgcgaggtccttcaaaattcttcacaactctcgggtaccctcgcgcacatgcgcgaatacacgccgcgcatatgcacgaggttctctgcctgcctcgcacatatgcgccctctccggccgcgcatatgcgcgaggggtctaTTCCTCGCACATACTTCAGTCTTATTTTCACTTtcccggtctgatccgttcTATATATAATCACATCACAATTATCcacaaatcatatcagattacagtaatcaaaatctcgggcattacatttctccccccctaagatctgatttcgtccccgaaatcacaggcaatcaaatcataataGAAAGAAATGTATAGTAGAAGCTAAATAAGAAtactcacatcagtgaaataactcaGGAAATCTATGTCTCATGCctgactctgtctcccaagtagcttcttcaatgccatgacgactccactgaactttcacaagcggaatagtcttcgttctgagctgtttttccttccgatcgagaatctgaatcggcttttcaaaatagctcaatgtctcataaagttcggcctcgtctggctgaataatatgtgaatcatcaggaagatatttcctCAATAaggatacatgaaagacatcatgtatcccagataatgaaggcggtagtgcgagtcgataggcacgatctcctatcttctcgagaatctcatatagCCCAATGCaacgtggagacagtttccctttcttgccaaatctgacaactcctcggaaaggtgaaatctttaagaatactcggtcttctgcctcaaataccaatggtctacatcggacattggcatatttggcctgtctgtcttgagctgccttcattatcttctgaattagcttcactttctctgtcatatctctgatcatgttaGGTTCAGTCTCAGGAACctcggagatatcatcccaatacagaggggatctgcatttctttcagTACAACGCTttgaatggagccatctcaatactcgtttgatagctgttgttgtacgaaaattcacaaagtggcaatgcatcttgccaattagtgctaaagtcaagcactacagctctcaccatatcctccagtgtctggatagtccgatCTGACTGttcgtcggtctgtggatgatatgcggtactaagatgtaacttTCTACCAAGGGCCTGCTGTAAACTTTgtcagaagtgcgaagtaaaccgaggatcacggtctgaaacaatcgacttcggcactccgttcaatctgaccacttctcttacataaatctctgccatctgatcatgtcggtacttcatcttgtacggaattaagcatgcggatttggtcaatctgtcaatt
Coding sequences:
- the LOC140837809 gene encoding uncharacterized protein translates to MAEIDGTLGESRNSNNEPPIDSSAKTTEDSKKRKTVKPRSIVWEHFERCCIDLRFSRQSGINYLDHLPFFLQNCDTIIKLGVREFIGLLLREKRQLKSLKLYLKRKQLP